Proteins encoded within one genomic window of Triticum aestivum cultivar Chinese Spring chromosome 2D, IWGSC CS RefSeq v2.1, whole genome shotgun sequence:
- the LOC123049794 gene encoding histone H4 variant TH091 — protein sequence MSGRDKGGKGLGKGGAKRHRKVLRDNIQGITKPAIRRLARRGGVKRISGLIYEETRGVLKIFLENVIRDAVTYTEHARRKTVTAMDVVYALKRQGRTLYGFGG from the coding sequence ATGTCTGGGCGCGACAAGGGCGGCAAGGGGCTGGGCAAGGGCGGCGCCAAGCGGCACCGGAAGGTCCTCCGCGACAACATCCagggcatcaccaagccggcgatcCGGAGGCTGGCCAGGAGGGGCGGCGTGAAGCGCATCTCCggcctcatctacgaggagacccgcggcgtcctcaagatcttcctcgagaacgTCATCCGCGACGCCGTCACCTACACCGAGCACGCCCGCCGCAAAACCGTCACCGCCATGGACGTCGTCTACGCGCTCAAGCGCCAGGGCCGCACCCTCTACGGCTTCGGAGGCTAG